AGGGTTGCTTTAATGTTGTTGTGATGTACTTGTAACACTTGCTGGTTTTGTATTTTGAATGATGTAAAGTTTAGTGTTTTCATGTTTGCATCCTGGTTTGTGTTGTGCTTTTTGATTTGGGGCATTTATTCTGTATATTTCTGCTTGTTTTATGTTTGATGTGATGATGGATTGTACGCAAATGACCATTTATTGTCCCACAATACAACTGCAGGTTAAGGGACTCATTGGTGTCCATGGCCAAGAAATAGTCAATAATTCTTTATTTGAAGCCTTTTCAATCCTCAAGATTTTAGACCTGTTCATTTCTGAATTGTATTGATTTATGCTCGTGCCCAGTTGCATCTGATATGCTATAAAGTCAACTAAAGATACTGATATTTCGTTTGATAAAATCAATCCTGTGTTATACAATACTGAAGCTGCCAGTAAAAAAGAGAAATTTCAGTGCACTTTTACCGGTAAGTACAAATTTAATGGCTGATATACTGTATTCTGATTGTCTATGATCCAAAATACAATTTTTCGTGTTCATTTATTGTCAGAATATTAAACTATCTTACTTTGTTTTGTCAATGTTGTCAACTTAACACATTCAATTTCTGCATTTCTTTAAATTGTTCTATACTTCAAATTATGCCTCTTCTACATTTTTCTGGCCGCCTAAGGGTGGGGAATGGAGCATTCTGATCCTTCCGTCTCTCAGCTGATTGTTTTTTGGGATAGTAGCTGTCCTCTGGTGCATAAGTAGAAGTGGTAAGTTATTCTCCGTCATATATCAAGGTAAATCCACATATAAGTGGAACTCTTTTTGGGTAGAGATTGTGATCGATGATTTGGCTCTATCTATATCTACTGAAAGCTTATGATTATTGGATCATCTTTGTACTTGGACCTTTAACTGATATTTGGCTGTCATAGTTCTAGTTGAGAAGTTCTTAATATAGGTTAACATGTTCCTTGAGTTTGTTACTGATATTGGCAGGGGTGTAATGGTGACTTGTGATGTTTTGGAGTTATTCCTTTGGCTGCTTTCCCAATATTATGCTATCGCCTACAAAATGTCTTAAGCATGACTTTTTTTTTCGTTGTGACTTCATAAATTTGCTCTTGTTGAAAGATTTGGTGCCACCACCTTTTTTTAGCCATTCTTTTATTCTCTGATTATTTTCTTTTGCTTATGATAACCTTGTAGTAAGGGTGGAAAAGATTTAAGTTTTCCACCATCGATCCTTGTGTAAACTAAGGAGTTTTATCCTTTCAAAAATCCTGTGTAGTACGGTCATAGTGCATGTTGGAAGTTTTCCTAAGACGGGGTTTAAACTTTCAATGCACATTTTGGTTTCAAATTGGCGAAGTTATGATTGCTTCGATGAATTGGTTAAGATCTTTTCTATCTGTAAGTGCAAGAGCATCCGTGTATAAATAGTTCTGTTGTTATCTGCAGACTTCTTCAATTCTATATCAACACAGGTAAGTTGGTTACATCTATCTAGAACTGATATTCGGTAGGTAGTTGGTAGAACTGTCATATCTTCATCATAAGTTGAGATGTTAGTAGATTGCGAGGGGCGTGCCAAGGTTCAAGATGCGGTATGGTTCAGCTACGCTCCATGGCTTGCACAGCCCTTCAGTGAAGTGCGCTCCTTCAATGTGAAGCAAGTACCTGAAATTCTTGGAGCTCACATTAACCCTAAACCCTTAATTCTGAAAGGAACCCACATTGTCTCAAGGGTCGTGCTTATACTTGGAGAGCACTTGTGCACCTTATGCTTATACCTCATGTGCACTTGTGGCCTTTAATAACTTTGATAATGAGAATGTTTTGTTTAgttgtattttgtttttaatcttATTGTCTTTGCCATCTCTACTGTCAAGTATAGAATAAAGTTTCTTCGGTTTCTTTTCTTGCATCAGCATGTATGTAGAACAACTATACTAATGAATTTAATATTAGCAACATATCACAGTGCAAATAGATGGCTAGTAGAAAAAGAAGCATATCAAATGATGCAGATGTCTCTGCTCTGAACAAGGAATTGGATGAAGCTTTATGCCCAATATGCATGGACCACCCACACAATGCTGTTTTTCTCATTTGCAGCTCCCACGGCAATGGCTGTCGCTCCTTCATTTGTGATACCAGTTACAGGCATTCAAATTGCTTGGACCGATTTAAAAAACTCGGAGAAGATAATCCTGATAAATTGTCTGCACCGAGTTTGGAACATGAAGGACATGTTGATTCTATTGGTACTTCTAATGAAGACTCGACGACTTCAAGTGACATCAGTGTGAATCACGTGGATGTCTCTCTGACTTCAGGCAACTCTGCAACCCTTGTTGGCATACCTGGTGGATCAAGACAAAATAGCTCCCAAAATGTGAAtcattatttcgaaaatgtaCATCCAACATCATGGGAAAATCTTAATCTTGATGAAACCTACATGGAGAAGTCAGAGAAGACGACAAACCTAAAATGCCCTTTATGCCGAGGAGATGTTTTGGGCTGGAAAGTTGTGGAAGATGCAAGAAAATACCTTAACCTGAAGTCTCGAAGCTGCTCCCGTGAATTGTGCTCATTCTTTGGCAACTACGGAGAGCTACGTAGGCATGCTAGAAATCTTCATCCAACAGTTCGTCCAGCTGATGTTGACCCATCAAGACAAAGTGCATGGCGTCGGCTTGAACACCAAAGAGAGCATGACGATATCGTCAGTGCCATTCGATCAGCCATTCCCGGTGCGATGGTACTTGGTGATTATGTTTTAGATAACAGTGATAGATTTTCTGGTGAAAGGGATAATGGTGGAGGTGGCAGTGAAGGAGGCCGGTGGTTAAGCACATTCTTCTTGTTTCATATGATTGGCTCGATGGAATCAGGAGCCGAGCTTAGAGGTGGCAGGTCAAGAATGTTGTATAGACACCGTCGTTCTGGTGGAACATTTTCAAGACGTCGTTATCTATGGGGTGAAAATTTATTAGGCATTCGAGAAAATGATGATGATCGTGATGAAGACAATAGAGAAGGTATACCAGATTTGAACATAGATACTGTTGATGACGCTCCTTCAAACCCAAGAAGGCGTAGGAGATTGACACGTGCTCGGTCCCATGAAGATCAACCAGAAGTTACTGATTGATCGATCTGGTATTTCTCTTTCTTTGTATGTAAAACATAACTTAGAATATATCTTGAATGAAGTACAGTTAGTTTTTGACCAAACCATATCGTTGTTCTTTAATCTCTGACGATCTGCAGGTTGATGGTGAGATCGTCGTGGAAACCGAGTTTGAGATTCCCCTAAGCATAAAGCAAGAACATTAGGGATGGACAAACTAGTTGAGGGAATATTTGCTTGGATTTGTTGCAGTGTTGGCTTCTTTCATTGAAGGGAGCAGAATAAGTAGAAGGCTTGTTTATGACTTGTGTTTTTagctctatatatatatatttgtacctttttcttttccttcttgcttcctttctttctttttttaaaataaataaataaatttctatttctgaatatttttatttttcatggtCTTTGAACTTAACTACACATTCATTGTATGTTGAATTTGGTTGGTGATGTTGTGTTCATCTTATTTCCAGAAATACCAGAATCGGAACCATGTAGAAACATAATCGAAATCATAAATTAATCTTCAATTCAAGGTTTTATAGTGTATTCGCAAACTTCAATATACAATTCAATTGtttaattttatgaatttaaaatatttttaatataattatcaaataatttataacttTGTTATCTCACGATTTTTTTCTTGactattaataattaaaagaatAAATTCCAGTTCAAATTAAGTCAAACCAGAACCGAAAACGTCGAGAGTCGGAAGATTAGGAACCAAAACCGTATTCAAGTGGTTCGATTGTGGTTCCCATTGCAATTGGAATGGTTGGTTCCACAACCTGAACCATCGGTTTTAGAACTGGAGAAACATAAGGTGGATGACAAGTAGAAGATATCCACGTATTTtgtaccaaaaaaaaaagtgtattCTTTTGAGATGGGATATTAATTGGGCTTCATCTGCCGAACTGGGTTCATGTTCCCCGGTCCTTAGCCTGAAGTTCAGCAGACATGCACTCCTTCAACGGTTAGCGATCTCAGTAAATGAAGGCAACAGCATTTGGATGGTGAAGATTTGACAAGAATTGTGCTTCCCTCCAAAAGTCTTTCGTCTGCAAAGACTATTCACTTAACAGTGCGTTTGGCAGGAGTGATTAgatgggtttattttttttaactcacCTAATCACATGTTTGGTAGGGgtgattatttaaccaagttTATCCCTCTTAtgaatgattaggttatattagGTGTGATAAAATAATCAGTACTCACCCCTTAGGATTATTTATCTCATTCTTAATCCATcgtattttttcaattttacccttctcttagattcaaactcaccaccatTTCCCTACATCGACCGTCGGCCGACCACACCCCTCCTCCTCTCGGCTGACCTCGGGCCGAAAGTCGGACCGCTGTCGTCGTCGTCGCCGCCGCTTCTAGCCGGCCAACCACCGTCGACCACCGCCGCCGCCGAACACTGCCACAAAACTGGAATGGTAATTTTTGTCAATTTatcaaaagattattatttaTCTCATTCTTTGACCATATTATGTACAGAACTCTGAGCTCCTTATTGTAaaaattatagaatttttttgttgGTGAAAAATAAGTCCAAAAAGATTTGGATCCTATTGTTGGATCAAATTTACAACTCGTCTGTATTCGTAGTTTGAATATCTCACAAAAATCTATCTCAAATCAAATGTTAAGTAtgttataaaattaaaagtgTTGTAATCTATAATGAGTTTgatgattttaattaaaattattcaaatattgAAAATAGTAAGTTTGTTTGATTAAATCAACACCTAAAAGGCTTAAACATCCAAACATAATAAGGCTGCGTTTTGTTgcaggataaaataaactaatgattagtatgtaaatgataaagaaaatgattgtcgtagatatgtaatatatggtagtatgtttggtaagatttttaagtgtaggataattttgaaatttttgatgaaagGCCGGAAGTCCGGCGGTGGTCCGGCGACGGATCCGGCAGCCGACGTGGCGGCGACGGCGGTAAGTCGGCCGTCCGGCGGCGGCGATGGCGTTCCGTCGAAGGTCCGGCGTAAGTCCGGCGGCACGGCGGCGGCGGTCCAGCAACGGCGAGGGTGGCGGAGGTCCGACGAGGGCGGCGACGGCGGTCCGGCAGCCGAGGTGGTTCAATAGCGGTGAAggaagaagggtaaaattggaaagagAGTAGGGATAGAGGAGGGATTAATAATCCTACGGATGAAGTagatattattttatcacacgTAATACAACCTAATCACTCATATAGGAAAAATTGGGCTGGTTAAATGGATCGAAACACTAGAAAACGGTTCAAAGCAAACCCGCTGCTTCCTCCTGTTGTTCGGGAATTTGCGGGATTATCCTTGATTTGACCACCAATCgttttgtaataataataaataaataaataaataaaaagcatACATGCCACTTGCCAGGTGAGTCATTCGCAGAAGACTGaatttttgaatctttttaaatttttattgaattgtaTTTCTCTTTGTTTGAAAGAATATTATTCAACTTTTTTAGTATAAATTATATTGATACTTTGACTTTTAATCGGCAAAACTTGTAGAGTAAAAGTATAGATTTATAACTTCAggatgatatttttttacaatttttttttaaaatttgagaggAGGATTttgtaagaaaataaaataaaatttgacataTTCGTATcagataaaaaaacaaattatctACTATTTTTATGTATGTGAACATTAATAATTGtgcaataattcaaattttgtgCATTTTCTTTTGTATATTTCTTATTTCTCATTGAGATTTCTACTACTCTTTTATATATCTATActtctatactattatattaagtgtgaggacatgataataactacctaaagaggacaccaactttttttttccaattttacccttatatgatattaatattacacttttgttttttgttttttttttaatttcaacacacactttttatttatttatttttatttcaacaattcaaatatcaatttagtccctccataatttattaaatttcattttagtccatcgataataataaaaaagattgtataCACGCATCATAAAAAAGATTGTatacacgcatcgcgtgtgcatagtaactagtaTACATGATGTGTGAGACCCTTAGAGTAACTAgaggacaccaaaatatttaatttcataattactcTTTTTATCATACCAAAAATCTACtcaagtcactccatattttatttagaaaaaNATATTACTAGTATATATTATGGATTAAAAAaggttatattatttattatagttTTGAAAGATGGAATTAATTAAACTGGTCATTTTGTTTGGGAAGAGTTGACCAAAGTTATTAGTTATTTCAAACATCAGGTAGAACTCCTTTGAACAAACTTGTTCAGAAGCAATCTCCTTCTCACGCTGTCCATTCGTAGAGTAAACGGTTCACTCCGGAAGCTTCTGCAGATCTGGATCAAAATCGGAGTGCAGCTGAGGTGGTTTCGCCGCCGATGGTCAAGGATGACGCGGTCGTCACTTCTTCAAGTGCAGAAGTTTCGACGAAGGATATTTCGGAAGTCTCCGCTCCCGGAGACAGTAGCGGCGTTGCTGCTCGGTATTCTGATGGCGACAGCTATTCCTCAGGTTGATTCCGTGAACGTTGAGGATTGATTGTTAAGCAGTGCTACGTGATTGAAGTTGGAACTAATAGGAGCAAATGCTGTGTTTTAGTTTTTTCATctgaattttgtttgtttttgttattGTTTGGATATGTTATGTTTATTACTTGTTTTATGAGTTACTGATCGGATCAACCTGGAAATAATCGAAATTAATTTGATGCAGGAAGGGCAGCGGCAATCTTTACAAGAGTAAATACCACGCCTCCGGTAATGTTTAATTCTGAAAGGTTTGAGCCGTCTTCTGACAAAGTTAAGATAGAAAGATCCAAGACTGAGAGGCAACCTCATAACAATGTGTTTGCTAAAGAGACTGCTCAGTTTTTTGATGACAGGATTTCCGATCAGCAGAAGGTAAAGGTCACACCAACATCAGTTGCTTAGCTTAATGAAACAAACTGTGGAGTCTAACAAAAACCTGGGTTTAGTCGCCTTTGTGTCTGGATGGACTGTAGTTTGAAGAAGTCACAGGCCAGGAGAGGAGGGTAgggggagagagagagaggttCTTGAATTTCTCATGAGTAACAAGAGTCATTAATGCCATTTTCTTTTTACAAAATGGTATTTGATATGAAAGAATTTTGAATCTGAGAATGTCACTTAAAATAAATAGAGAGTATGATTTGCTATGATTGTGTTCTGGAAAGCCATCCCACTGATGTATTCATCCTTTGTATCAATGTACAAGGTTCGTAGTGCTTGAGTACAACAGTgatattttcaatgaaaagaaCAATTTTTTCTCTTATGAATTCTTGGCTACTTCTCAATCAGTCTCTTGAAGGATGTACTACGGGAGGTAGGTCCACTAGTCTCTAACTAGAATCATTAAATGACTTGCGTAGAATTTtctgtttcaattaatttttttgttctgGATGACATCACCAAGAGAATCATGTTTCTTTAACTTAGCTGTCGCATTTGGTTACTGCATTAGTCATACAAGTGTGCCGATGACAAAAATTGTTTACCAAAGTGCGGCTATGCTTTTCAAAGGTCTTGCCGAAGTTCGACAGTCGTTGTCTTGgttgattattttcaaaatgttgcacaacaaaaaaatatatttggtttattattttcaaaatgttgCACAAAAAATGTCATAGACATTTGAGTTTATTTCAGTATGTTCACATACCTGggattttctttaaatatataaaacaatgCAGCTCGTATTGTTGAAGAGAATTGCCACTGTCAAAGACGATGGGACCGTACAATTTGACGTTCCCAAAGATGTTGAACCTCAAACTGCAGTAGTTGGTTCAGGTAATGTATATAGCGAAGTTGATGATGAGCTAATTGATGAAGCAGAACTTCAGTATATTCCTCCGTTGCAAATTGTAATGCTTATTGTTGGAACTCGTGGAGATGTTCAGCCATTCATTGCAATTGGAAAAAAGCTACAGGTAAATGAGTCGATGTAGTCATTTTTCTCACCTCTAGTCTCTGCTGGTTCTTCATGTCGAATAATGAGTTAAGGATGAGTTAAATGAAGAGCAAACAAATACTTAATTGTGGGAAGTTTTTTCGGTGGGTCCTACGGGATGCTAGTCCTGTaatttgatccttgaaaatgagatgatttttGGAATGTTTGATAAAGGAAGGAAAGCTAGCTATTAAATTTAGAGTTATTAGCCACCACGAGTCTATCTCCACTCATTCCTTTTCTGTGGCATTATCGTGATTTTTAGTCAAGTCAACTGCAGTAGAACAAGTTAATGGATATTTGTTTTGCGTTCCCCAAGTTGGAATTTTGTCCTTCATTATTTTTTGTAACCTTGCTTGGGTCTTTTTTAAGATTATGCTAAAGTAAGCGGTCTAAAAATATTAAGAAGTCTAAGGTAGTTGGTGGTGATTGAATTATACTGCATATAGTTTTCTACATCGAGCAATTATGATTGTCAAGTACTTGATCCTTATTGTTGGTAAATGGAACACTTATGATAATTTCGTTTTTCAACATGCAGTATGAATCTTCAACATTAGATGCATACTGACTTGTATTTCTTAAAATGTCTACTTAATCAGGTAAGGCAATATGGAGATGGAAAAGTTTTTTTCTTTGCCATTGGAGGAAgaagaatttttaaaaaacaaaaacataaaataattttctatcGCAACTAAGACTCATCTTTTGGGTGTATACAAAGTTCTTGATGGGGATGATTGGGTGGTGTAGGACTATGGCCATCGAGTTAGACTGGCAACAcattcaaatttcaaggagtttgTATTGACTTCTGGATTGGAATTTCATCCTCTTGGTGGCGATCCAAAAGTTCTTGCGGAATGTATGTTTCTAATGCTTATATTACTCTTCAAATTGGATATGTATTTTTCGTTGGTCTTGCTATTACACTTCAGCATTCTTGATGGATTTGTTGTTTTGGAACATGATGCTTTAGGTTTTCAATTATGGTTTAAATCTGGCATTTTCTGAGTATGACTGATTTGGTTTTTAATTGTTCGTCATATTTAACCTTTATCTTATTGCCTATACTGGATAATACGTCCTCCTGTCACCACCACTTAGACCATATTATAAttcagtttaaaattttaaaatcatcacGATGCAGCGCTGCTTAATTGTCACGGGTAACCTTGCTTCTCATCGTCCTTCGAATACAAGACATTCAGAATGTTTGAActataaatttttctaaattgaATTCCAGGTTCTTTTCTCCTGGTCCCTAACTTATGTGTAGAGTTTATATATACCTGGAACAAAAATAATCACTCCAATTTCGAACTTATAAATATATCTTAGTATTTCATCATGACAGGTTTATCTTATGTGGTCCTTGAAATCTTTGTCACTTATTTGTTTGTTATTGGACTTCTTATGTAATTTGGATAAGAGCTTTAAGGCAATTGCTTTTGTGTGAGTTTGTATGAAACAGATATTATCTTTTTGTTCAGCACCATCTTATGTAGTTACAGATCTCAATTTTTAGTCGATGCCTTGCTGGCAACTCATAATTTACAAATGAATATATTACTTGGCTGATAAATTGGTTGTTTCTCTTCCGCAGACATGGTTAAGAACAAAGGGTTTTTACCTTCAGGGCCATCAGAAGTGCCTGTGCAGAGAAAGCAAATGAAGGAAATAATATATTCTTTACTTAATGCATGCAAAGATCCTGACATTGACTCTGGAATTCCTTTTAAGGCAGAAGCAATTATTGCTAATCCTCCAGCGTATGGTTAGATCATGCCCCATGAGAGTCTTTTCCCCCCTTTCTATGTCgctcatttttattatttaattaataaacatTTTTGCCcgagttattttttaaaaaataatttaacagaTTACACTGTGTATTGGCTTCTCATGAAATGTTCCATTTGATGATTGGCTCATTAAATTGTTGATTTGGGATTTACATAGATCAATTGACAAATTATACAGTTGGTACATGGCTTCTCATGAAATATTGCATTGGATGATTGGCACTTTGAATCGTTGATTTCAGATTTATTATGATTATGGAATGTCCAGTAGAAGATAAGCCAAACAATTCTCATGTTTTGCTATCTACAATTCTTGGAATCGTTGTTTAAAGTAGACATTACGGCATTACGCTGGGAAAAAGAGGAACCATTTCTTATTTCTTTTACCAATTGACAATTTGTATGCTTAATTGACTATTATACATTGCTGTTTTGTTTTTGGCACTAGGCGCCATGAATGAGATCTAATTGCTAGTGTTGATTGTCAAAAAACAAGCTCTAACCATTAACAAGGATCAGATGGTGTTATAAACCATCAACTTATCGCATAACATAGTTAGCTCTTGATCATATATTAAGGCTAACTCTTACTTGCTAGAGGTGTTATCCCATCCTGGGCCAATGGGTGGTTTAACAGAATAAGCTTCGTTAGCAGTTACTATGCATTCATCACTGCATTGTGAAATAATTGATCCAAGTTAGTTTTCTTTTTCTGAAAGTATCCAGACTCCTCCCACAGTTTGGTCTTTGACTTGTATTACAACCGTTCCTCCTTTATAACATGACGTTCATTTTGTACTTTTTCTCATCAATCCAATAAAGGTGGGACATTCAATAGGTTAACTAAGGTTGTGCTTGAATTGATGAATCTGATTTGGAGGAATGAGATTTGATTTGGTGAATGATTTGAGCaacttattttaatttacactGATGTAGGGTGTATTTAAAATTCAGCACAATTACTATTGAAATTGTTTAAATTGTTGTAAAATAAAttgcaaattatttgaattttgtcCATTTAAACTAGTCATGGAATTTGAAATCATGGAGTTGAAATCTATCATTTCAAATCCATCATCCAAGCACAACCTAAAGTACATTGTCGTTTCTTATAAGATTATACAAACTCATACACATTCTGATGTTGAACAAGGTATTATTGGTGTAGGAGGCCTTGGCCAGTAATTTTGTTTAAAGCAATAATATGTTCTCAACAgttattattatgtattacaTGAAACAACAGATGCTTACCTTTACTCTGACAACTGCAGGGCATGTACATGTTGCAGAGGCATTGAAAGTGccaatacatatatttttcacaATGCCTTGGTCGTAAGTCTTATCTGAATCCTCTATATTCATATAGTGATTATATTATTCCTTTTGGTTAAAGCTAATAGTAAAAGTTGAATTAGAACTTAAAAATTATTCACTTCTTGTTTTTTACCCTATGATCTTGCTAAATGGTCATGTTTTCTGCCAGGCCAACCAGTGAATTCCCGCATCCTTTATCTCGTGTTAACCAATCAGCTGGATATAGAGTAAGTTTGATAATCAGCTAGACAGTATGCacttgagaaaaaaaatatatggttTGATTTGTAGCAATCTACTTCTACCATATTTGACTTTTTCCTGGAATGTTTTTTCAGCTGTCATATCAGATTGTTGATTCCTTGATTTGGCTTGGAATAAGAGACATGATAAATAATTTCAGGAAAAAAAAGCTGAAGCTAAGGCCAGTCACATATTTGAGTGGTCCACAAGGGCCAGAATCGGATATCCCACATGGATATATCTGGAGTCCTCACCTTGTACCCAAACCAAAAGGTATTGTCTTTTGATAAAAATTGACTTTTCCCACATTAATTAGCAAAATGTCAATTTAATCATTTAGCAATATACTAAAATCATGGTTATATTTCTTGTTTTGCAGACTGGGGAGCCAAGATTGATGTTGTTGGATTTTGCTTCCTTGATCTTGCCTCAAATTATGAACCTCCAGAGTCTCTTCTAAACTGGCTTAAAGCTGGTCCAAAGCCTATCTACATTGGATTTGGCAGTCTTGTAAGTTTGGCTAGCTTTATTTCCCAGTTGTATGCCGCTAgagaaaaagagagagagagatgtaTCTTTTCTTGTTGGGGctgaaaaaaattgatatgattattGACTTGAGCTTGTTCTtttcttagcataaaatttgAGGTTTTAAGTTTGCATGTTACTCTGAACTCCCTTTTTTGGAACTTGGAGTTTGAGTTCTAGTTTACTGTGGTGAAGCCACACAGAAAAAGTTTCTTCGGTCATTGGAAAAAATTTCACTATATTTTCTTTACAAAAACGGATGTGATAATTTAATGGAAAATTAGTGTTTTCATGTTTGTTAGTGTACATCCTTTTGGAGGAGTTACATTTTGTTGTTTCTATTTTCTGTTGTCATTTTCAACTAGAATTAGCTTTGCAACTTGTAACACCATCGTGTATGTTTTCATGCTTGTCAGCTACCTTGACTTAATCTTGAAGAGAGAGATTCTTTCCTACAAGTAACCTTTTTTTCATCTCAGCCAGTTCAAGAGCCAGAGAAAATGACCCGGATTATTGTTGAAGCATTAGAAATAACTAAACAAAGGGGCATTATTAACAAGGGCTGGGGTGGCCTTGGTAACTGTGAGTATCATTTTCCTTCTATGATCATTTTGCGATAATTGCACAAAATTTATGGTATGAATGTTCATTTTTGACAATATTTCTTAACCTAATGCTTCTTCATAGTGGCAGAAGAAAAGGACTTTGTATATCTACTGGATAACTGCCCTCATGACTGGCTTTTCTTGCAGTGTGCTGCGGTGGTACGTCATTTTATTTTCAGTGTTTCCTGTGGAC
This genomic window from Primulina huaijiensis isolate GDHJ02 chromosome 7, ASM1229523v2, whole genome shotgun sequence contains:
- the LOC140980643 gene encoding uncharacterized protein, with protein sequence MASRKRSISNDADVSALNKELDEALCPICMDHPHNAVFLICSSHGNGCRSFICDTSYRHSNCLDRFKKLGEDNPDKLSAPSLEHEGHVDSIGTSNEDSTTSSDISVNHVDVSLTSGNSATLVGIPGGSRQNSSQNVNHYFENVHPTSWENLNLDETYMEKSEKTTNLKCPLCRGDVLGWKVVEDARKYLNLKSRSCSRELCSFFGNYGELRRHARNLHPTVRPADVDPSRQSAWRRLEHQREHDDIVSAIRSAIPGAMVLGDYVLDNSDRFSGERDNGGGGSEGGRWLSTFFLFHMIGSMESGAELRGGRSRMLYRHRRSGGTFSRRRYLWGENLLGIRENDDDRDEDNREGIPDLNIDTVDDAPSNPRRRRRLTRARSHEDQPEVTD
- the LOC140980645 gene encoding sterol 3-beta-glucosyltransferase UGT80A2-like isoform X2, whose translation is MHTDLYFLKCLLNQDYGHRVRLATHSNFKEFVLTSGLEFHPLGGDPKVLAEYMVKNKGFLPSGPSEVPVQRKQMKEIIYSLLNACKDPDIDSGIPFKAEAIIANPPAYGHVHVAEALKVPIHIFFTMPWSPTSEFPHPLSRVNQSAGYRLSYQIVDSLIWLGIRDMINNFRKKKLKLRPVTYLSGPQGPESDIPHGYIWSPHLVPKPKDWGAKIDVVGFCFLDLASNYEPPESLLNWLKAGPKPIYIGFGSLPVQEPEKMTRIIVEALEITKQRGIINKGWGGLGNLAEEKDFVYLLDNCPHDWLFLQCAAVVHHGGAGTTAAGLKAACPTTIIPFFGDQPFWGERVHVRGVGPPPIPIDKFSLQKLVDAIKFMIDPKVKECAVELSKAMENEDGVAGAVKAFLKHLPRKKSDSESKSAPSTSLSVLRCFGCS
- the LOC140980645 gene encoding sterol 3-beta-glucosyltransferase UGT80A2-like isoform X1; translated protein: MVKDDAVVTSSSAEVSTKDISEVSAPGDSSGVAARYSDGDSYSSGRAAAIFTRVNTTPPVMFNSERFEPSSDKVKIERSKTERQPHNNVFAKETAQFFDDRISDQQKLVLLKRIATVKDDGTVQFDVPKDVEPQTAVVGSGNVYSEVDDELIDEAELQYIPPLQIVMLIVGTRGDVQPFIAIGKKLQDYGHRVRLATHSNFKEFVLTSGLEFHPLGGDPKVLAEYMVKNKGFLPSGPSEVPVQRKQMKEIIYSLLNACKDPDIDSGIPFKAEAIIANPPAYGHVHVAEALKVPIHIFFTMPWSPTSEFPHPLSRVNQSAGYRLSYQIVDSLIWLGIRDMINNFRKKKLKLRPVTYLSGPQGPESDIPHGYIWSPHLVPKPKDWGAKIDVVGFCFLDLASNYEPPESLLNWLKAGPKPIYIGFGSLPVQEPEKMTRIIVEALEITKQRGIINKGWGGLGNLAEEKDFVYLLDNCPHDWLFLQCAAVVHHGGAGTTAAGLKAACPTTIIPFFGDQPFWGERVHVRGVGPPPIPIDKFSLQKLVDAIKFMIDPKVKECAVELSKAMENEDGVAGAVKAFLKHLPRKKSDSESKSAPSTSLSVLRCFGCS